The Takifugu rubripes chromosome 3, fTakRub1.2, whole genome shotgun sequence genome contains a region encoding:
- the mybpha gene encoding myosin binding protein Ha isoform X2, whose translation MPSKPAPIKKSPVKKAVKKAPEPAPEPEPAPVEAPPAEAAPAEAAPAEPQVSDACPAPGGDAAPAAAAEEAPAAEGSAPEVTPAAEEGAAAPDGDAPADAAPAEAAPAEEPPKAPTPPPPAVPTSAPQNVSVDDVNESSLTIKWKTPETLGDSGLDGYIIEYCKDGTTDWITANEELTPSNRYCIKNLTAGDLLHVRVVAVNPGGRSEPCTLSDPVPIREVVDRPKIRMPRALRTRFVKQVGAQINLVIPFLGKPKPVVSWLKDGQPIDKKRVNIRNSDKDSILFIRSSQRDDSGVYEMTVKVDSLEDKATITLQIVELPGPPASMKLVDVWGFNAALEWTPPKDNGNTEITGYTIQKADRKTEEWFTVLENYHRLNATISDLIMGNSYSFRVFSQNKVGTSETSAVTKEVATIQKTGIVYKPLEYPEHDFSEAPKFTTPLSDRAATVGYTTKLLCSVRGSPKVRQTFAWVTLHEADSRRRNPCRENVTETQSSTYLSLKSSG comes from the exons ATGCCAAGCAAACCTGCTCCCATCAAGAAGTCCCCTGTCAAGAAGGCTGTCAAAAAGGCGCCTGAGCCCGCCCCGGAGCCCGAACCCGCTCCTGTTGAGGCTCCACCTGCAGAGGCCGCCCCCGCCGAAGCTGCTCCAGCCGAGCCGCAGGTCAGCGACGCATGTCCGGCTCCTGGGGGGGATGCAGCccccgctgcagctgcagaggaggctCCGGCTGCTGAGGGAAGCGCTCCAG AGGTGACGCCTGCTGCAGaagaaggtgctgctgctccagatggAGATGCTCCAGCAGACG ctgctccagcagaagctgctccagctgaGGAGCCACCAAAGGCCCCCACACCACCTCCTCCCGCAG TCCCCACCAGCGCTCCCCAGAACGTCTCTGTCGACGATGTGAACGAGTCCAGCCTCACCATTAAGTGGAAGACACCAGAGACCCTCGGAGACTCCGGCCTGGACGGATACATCATCGAGTACTGCAAGGATGGGA CAACAGACTGGATTACTGCTAACGAGGAGCTGACCCCAAGTAACCGCTACTGCATCAAGAATCTGACAGCCGGGGACCTGCTGCACGTACGCGTGGTGGCTGTAAACCCTGGTGGCCGCAGTGAGCCCTGTACACTCTCAGATCCCGTGCCGATCCGAGAAGTTGTTG ACCGTCCCAAGATCCGAATGCCCCGTGCCCTCAGAACCCGTTTTGTTAAGCAGGTTGGAGCACAAATCAACCTTGTCATCCCTTTTCTT GGGAAGCCAAAGCCTGTGGTGTCCTGGCTCAAAGACGGTCAGCCCATAGACAAAAAGAGGGTAAACATTCGGAACAGCGACAAGGACAGCATCTTGTTTATCCGCAGCTCTCAGAGGGACGACTCGGGTGTTTATGAGATGACTGTGAAAGTGGACAGCTTAGAAGACAAAGCCACCATCACTCTTCAGATAGTGG AGCTGCCTGGTCCTCCTGCCAGCATGAAGCTGGTCGATGTTTGGGGCTTCAACGCAGCCCTGGAATGGACCCCACCTAAGGACAATGGTAACACAGAAATCACAGGATACACCATCCAGAAGGCTGACAGAAAGACCGAG GAGTGGTTCACTGTGCTGGAGAACTACCACAGGCTCAATGCCACCATCTCGGACCTCATCATGGGCAACTCGTACAGCTTCAGAGTCTTCTCTCAGAACAAAGTGGGCACCAGCGAAACCAGTGCTGTCACCAAGGAAGTGGCCACCATCCAGAAGACAG GTATTGTCTACAAGCCCCTGGAGTACCCCGAGCACGACTTCTCTGAGGCACCCAAGTTCACCACCCCATTGAGTGACCGTGCCGCCACAGTTGGATACACCACCAAGCTGCTGTGCTCAGTTCGCGGATCCCCAAAGGTCAGACAGACGTTTGCCTG